A part of Capsicum annuum cultivar UCD-10X-F1 chromosome 6, UCD10Xv1.1, whole genome shotgun sequence genomic DNA contains:
- the LOC107875213 gene encoding RNA pseudouridine synthase 3, mitochondrial isoform X1 — MRWNKDMSRCLLFLVRRYSRSVGRSALANRCQPGIRVSNNIAHLGRQKEGAKPSQLLSLPPFPGHPLPGKKAPTGPDQPSCHVTAISWIKYYFDEIPGSLIQSHFTKGLVQLECNESFTSKEGQTRFLRKIKHSEVMEVGARVHVPISVAEARISKRYDVIPSGTLYPNADEIAYLQRLVFYKDPAILVLNKPPKLPVKGNLPVHNSMDALAAAALSYEYDEGPRLVHRLDRESSGLHLMGRTEESISHLHLLFSNTKRSKSLSKAWNDACGSTYQRYWALVIGSPKEKEGVISAPLTKVLLDDGRTERVMLAQHSGLEAFEDAVTAYRLLGPMINGCSWMELRPHTSRKHQLRVHCAEALGTPIVGDYKYGWFVHRKWKQMPRVDVEPTTGKPYRLKRPEGLDVQKGSVLSKVPLLHLHSRELVLPNIAKFIELHSRNCLNADYSSKPDLLRFVAPMPSHMKISWKLMSSFLV, encoded by the exons ATGAGGTGGAACAAAGATATGAGTCGTTGCTTACTATTTCTGGTGAGGCGCTATTCCAGATCTGTGGGCCGTTCTGCACTAGCAAATCGTTGTCAACCTGGGATTCGAGTGTCCAACAATATAGCACATTTGGGCCGTCAAAAAGAGGGTGCAAAACCTAGTCAGCTATTATCTTTGCCCCCATTTCCCGGCCATCCTTTGCCAGGAAAGAAAGCACCCACCGGTCCGGATCAACCATCTTGTCATGTTACTGCCATTAGCTGGATCAAATACTACTTTGATGAGATACCAGGCTCGCTTATCCAATCCCATTTTACTAAGGGCCTC gtGCAGTTAGAGTGTAATGAGTCATTTACAAGCAAGGAGGGACAAACCAGATTTTTAAGAAAG ATTAAGCATTCAGAGGTCATGGAAGTTGGCGCAAGAGTTCATGTGCCCATATCTGTTGCCGAAGCAAGAATCTCAAAACGATATGATGTTATACCTAGTGGCACTTTGTATCCTAATGCTGATGAAATAGCATACTTGCAAAGGCTTGTATTTTACAAG GACCCCGCCATACTTGTTTTAAACAAGCCCCCAAAGTTGCCTGTGAAG GGAAACCTTCCTGTGCATAATAGCATGGACGCCTTGGCAGCCGCAGCTTTGTCTTATGAATATGATGAGGGACCTAGGCTG GTACATCGTCTTGATAGAGAGAGCAGTGGCCTTCATTTAATGGGAAGAACAGAAGAAAGTATTTCCCATCTTCATTTGTTGTTCAGCAACACAAAAAGGTCCAAGTCCCTGTCTAAG GCATGGAATGATGCATGTGGGTCAACATATCAGAGGTATTGGGCGTTGGTAATAGGTTCCCCCAAGGAGAAGGAAGGCGTGATCTCTGCACCACTTACAAAG GTGCTTCTTGATGATGGTAGAACTGAGAGAGTCATGTTGGCTCAACACTCAGGATTAGAAGCTTTTGAGGATGCTGTTACCGCATATCGGCTGCTTGGTCCAATGATCAATGGATGCTCATGGATGGAGTTGCGCCCTCATACAAGTAGAAAACATCAG CTTCGAGTTCATTGTGCTGAAGCCCTTGGAACCCCAATTGTGGGCGACTATAAGTATGGTTGGTTTGTCCATCGCAAATGGAAGCAGATGCCAAGAGTAGATGTTGAGCCGACAACAGGGAAACCGTATAGATTAAAGAGGCCGGAAGGTTTGGATGTTCAGAAAGGAAGTGTCTTGTCTAAGGTCCCTTTATTACATCTGCATTCTAGGGAGCTTGTGCTCCCAAATATTGCCAAATTTATCGAGCTTCACAGTCGAAACTGTTTAAATGCAGATTATAGCTCAAAACCAGATCTCCTCCGGTTTGTAGCCCCAATGCCATCTCACATGAAAATTAGTTGGAAGCTTATGTCCTCTTTCTTGGTATGA
- the LOC107875213 gene encoding RNA pseudouridine synthase 3, mitochondrial isoform X2 — translation MRWNKDMSRCLLFLVRRYSRSVGRSALANRCQPGIRVSNNIAHLGRQKEGAKPSQLLSLPPFPGHPLPGKKAPTGPDQPSCHVTAISWIKYYFDEIPGSLIQSHFTKGLVQLECNESFTSKEGQTRFLRKIKHSEVMEVGARVHVPISVAEARISKRYDVIPSGTLYPNADEIAYLQRLVFYKDPAILVLNKPPKLPVKGNLPVHNSMDALAAAALSYEYDEGPRLVHRLDRESSGLHLMGRTEESISHLHLLFSNTKRSKSLSKAWNDACGSTYQRYWALVIGSPKEKEGVISAPLTKVLLDDGRTERVMLAQHSGLEAFEDAVTAYRLLGPMINGCSWMELRPHTSRKHQLRVHCAEALGTPIVGDYKYGWFVHRKWKQMPRVDVEPTTGKPYRLKRPEGLDVQKGSVLSKIIAQNQISSGL, via the exons ATGAGGTGGAACAAAGATATGAGTCGTTGCTTACTATTTCTGGTGAGGCGCTATTCCAGATCTGTGGGCCGTTCTGCACTAGCAAATCGTTGTCAACCTGGGATTCGAGTGTCCAACAATATAGCACATTTGGGCCGTCAAAAAGAGGGTGCAAAACCTAGTCAGCTATTATCTTTGCCCCCATTTCCCGGCCATCCTTTGCCAGGAAAGAAAGCACCCACCGGTCCGGATCAACCATCTTGTCATGTTACTGCCATTAGCTGGATCAAATACTACTTTGATGAGATACCAGGCTCGCTTATCCAATCCCATTTTACTAAGGGCCTC gtGCAGTTAGAGTGTAATGAGTCATTTACAAGCAAGGAGGGACAAACCAGATTTTTAAGAAAG ATTAAGCATTCAGAGGTCATGGAAGTTGGCGCAAGAGTTCATGTGCCCATATCTGTTGCCGAAGCAAGAATCTCAAAACGATATGATGTTATACCTAGTGGCACTTTGTATCCTAATGCTGATGAAATAGCATACTTGCAAAGGCTTGTATTTTACAAG GACCCCGCCATACTTGTTTTAAACAAGCCCCCAAAGTTGCCTGTGAAG GGAAACCTTCCTGTGCATAATAGCATGGACGCCTTGGCAGCCGCAGCTTTGTCTTATGAATATGATGAGGGACCTAGGCTG GTACATCGTCTTGATAGAGAGAGCAGTGGCCTTCATTTAATGGGAAGAACAGAAGAAAGTATTTCCCATCTTCATTTGTTGTTCAGCAACACAAAAAGGTCCAAGTCCCTGTCTAAG GCATGGAATGATGCATGTGGGTCAACATATCAGAGGTATTGGGCGTTGGTAATAGGTTCCCCCAAGGAGAAGGAAGGCGTGATCTCTGCACCACTTACAAAG GTGCTTCTTGATGATGGTAGAACTGAGAGAGTCATGTTGGCTCAACACTCAGGATTAGAAGCTTTTGAGGATGCTGTTACCGCATATCGGCTGCTTGGTCCAATGATCAATGGATGCTCATGGATGGAGTTGCGCCCTCATACAAGTAGAAAACATCAG CTTCGAGTTCATTGTGCTGAAGCCCTTGGAACCCCAATTGTGGGCGACTATAAGTATGGTTGGTTTGTCCATCGCAAATGGAAGCAGATGCCAAGAGTAGATGTTGAGCCGACAACAGGGAAACCGTATAGATTAAAGAGGCCGGAAGGTTTGGATGTTCAGAAAGGAAGTGTCTTGTCTAAG ATTATAGCTCAAAACCAGATCTCCTCCGGTTTGTAG